A single region of the Etheostoma cragini isolate CJK2018 chromosome 3, CSU_Ecrag_1.0, whole genome shotgun sequence genome encodes:
- the fosb gene encoding protein fosB isoform X6, with protein sequence MQLFWKETKSISPGNSKKISNGDIALSLVTAGLAFSLGRSGEMYQGFPGDPDSGSPRSSSPSIESQYLSSVDSFGSPPTTSAPQECVSVGAGLSIVGSGPGPSVGGEMPGSFVPTVTAITSSQDLQWMVQPTLVSSQASGLSGSTGTSTMTQPASLADPYDMPGPSYSCGSTFTPQSSDTPGPAPGPIRQSRTRSRRTREESVSEDGDVGVLLTPEEEEKRRVRRERNKLAAAKCRNRRRELTDRLQSETDVLEEEKAELEAEISELQKEKERLEFVLVAHQSNCKMPYQDQSQHSSAQLPPIQPQLPQQTLQPPVSILGLAVKEDSFYLPPAYTAHPASAQSQPSVQHQVQPQPQPGSMQESSTPESPKTPSSPWDLE encoded by the exons ATGCAACTTTTTTGGAAAGAAACCAAGAGCATCTCACCGGGTAATAGCAAAAAGATAAGCAACG GTGACATCGCGCTCTCTCTGGTAACTGCAGGTCTCGCGTTCTCTCTCGGTCGCTCCGGGGAGATGTACCAAGGGTTCCCCGGCGACCCAGACAGCGGATCCCCGAGAAGCTCCTCTCCATCTATAGAGTCCCAGTATCTTTCTTCTGTGGACTCCTTCGGAAGCCCGCCGACCACCAGTGCTCCGCAG gagtgtgtgtcagtgggaGCTGGCTTGAGCATTGTGGGCAGCGGGCCAGGGCCCAGTGTAGGAGGGGAGATGCCTGGTTCATTCGTGCCCACCGTCACCGCCATCACCTCCAGTCAAGATCTGCAGTGGATGGTACAGCCGACCCTCGTCTCGTCCCAGGCCTCGGGACTGAGTGGGTCCACTGGGACCTCAACCATGACCCAGCCAGCTTCACTGGCTGACCCATATGACATGCCCGGCCCCAGTTATTCCTGTGGGTCTACATTTACCCCTCAAAGTTCAGACACTCCGGGCCCAGCTCCGGGCCCCATCCGCCAGTCCAGAACCCGCAGTCGCCGTACACGAGAGGAGTCTGTGAGTGAGGATGGAGATGTTGGTGTgtta CTAAcacctgaggaggaggagaagaggcgTGTTCGGCGAGAGAGAAACAAGTTGGCTGCCGCCAAATGTAGAAACCGCAGACGAGAACTCACAGACAGACTGCAGTCG GAGACGGACGtactggaggaggagaaggcagagctggaggCTGAGATCTCTGAGCTGCAGAAGGAGAAGGAGCGTCTGGAGTTCGTCCTGGTGGCCCACCAGTCGAACTGTAAGATGCCATACCAGGACCAATCTCAGCACAGCTCAGCGCAGCTCCCTCCAATCCAGCCCCAGCTCCCTCAACAGACCTTACAACCTCCTGTCTCCATTTTGGGCTTGGCTGTGAAGGAAGACTCTTTCTACCTGCCTCCTGCCTACACGGCCCATCCGGCCTCTGCACAGTCCCAGCCTTCGGTTCAGCACCAAGTCCAGCCGCAGCCTCAGCCAGGGTCAATGCAGGAG TCTTCAACCCCAGAGAGCCCGAAGACCCCCTCCAGCCCTTGGGACCTTGAGTGA
- the fosb gene encoding protein fosB isoform X1, with the protein MQLFWKETKSISPGNSKKISNGDIALSLVTAGLAFSLGRSGEMYQGFPGDPDSGSPRSSSPSIESQYLSSVDSFGSPPTTSAPQECVSVGAGLSIVGSGPGPSVGGEMPGSFVPTVTAITSSQDLQWMVQPTLVSSQASGLSGSTGTSTMTQPASLADPYDMPGPSYSCGSTFTPQSSDTPGPAPGPIRQSRTRSRRTREESVSEDGDVGVLLTPEEEEKRRVRRERNKLAAAKCRNRRRELTDRLQSETDVLEEEKAELEAEISELQKEKERLEFVLVAHQSNCKMPYQDQSQHSSAQLPPIQPQLPQQTLQPPVSILGLAVKEDSFYLPPAYTAHPASAQSQPSVQHQVQPQPQPGSMQEVEFISSFYGSSEPASGEPCLMACDSGGGGGNHDDAAIRSYNTSYTSSFVFTYPEGACGVSANQRNSSSEQSSDSLNSPSLLAL; encoded by the exons ATGCAACTTTTTTGGAAAGAAACCAAGAGCATCTCACCGGGTAATAGCAAAAAGATAAGCAACG GTGACATCGCGCTCTCTCTGGTAACTGCAGGTCTCGCGTTCTCTCTCGGTCGCTCCGGGGAGATGTACCAAGGGTTCCCCGGCGACCCAGACAGCGGATCCCCGAGAAGCTCCTCTCCATCTATAGAGTCCCAGTATCTTTCTTCTGTGGACTCCTTCGGAAGCCCGCCGACCACCAGTGCTCCGCAG gagtgtgtgtcagtgggaGCTGGCTTGAGCATTGTGGGCAGCGGGCCAGGGCCCAGTGTAGGAGGGGAGATGCCTGGTTCATTCGTGCCCACCGTCACCGCCATCACCTCCAGTCAAGATCTGCAGTGGATGGTACAGCCGACCCTCGTCTCGTCCCAGGCCTCGGGACTGAGTGGGTCCACTGGGACCTCAACCATGACCCAGCCAGCTTCACTGGCTGACCCATATGACATGCCCGGCCCCAGTTATTCCTGTGGGTCTACATTTACCCCTCAAAGTTCAGACACTCCGGGCCCAGCTCCGGGCCCCATCCGCCAGTCCAGAACCCGCAGTCGCCGTACACGAGAGGAGTCTGTGAGTGAGGATGGAGATGTTGGTGTgtta CTAAcacctgaggaggaggagaagaggcgTGTTCGGCGAGAGAGAAACAAGTTGGCTGCCGCCAAATGTAGAAACCGCAGACGAGAACTCACAGACAGACTGCAGTCG GAGACGGACGtactggaggaggagaaggcagagctggaggCTGAGATCTCTGAGCTGCAGAAGGAGAAGGAGCGTCTGGAGTTCGTCCTGGTGGCCCACCAGTCGAACTGTAAGATGCCATACCAGGACCAATCTCAGCACAGCTCAGCGCAGCTCCCTCCAATCCAGCCCCAGCTCCCTCAACAGACCTTACAACCTCCTGTCTCCATTTTGGGCTTGGCTGTGAAGGAAGACTCTTTCTACCTGCCTCCTGCCTACACGGCCCATCCGGCCTCTGCACAGTCCCAGCCTTCGGTTCAGCACCAAGTCCAGCCGCAGCCTCAGCCAGGGTCAATGCAGGAGGTAGAGTTTATTAGTTCTTTCTATGGCTCAAGTGAGCCGGCATCAGGCGAGCCGTGCCTCATGGCCTGCgacagtggtggtggtggtggtaacCATGACGATGCGGCCATTCGCAGCTACAACACCTCATACACATCTTCATTTGTGTTCACCTACCCAGAGGGAGCCTGCGGGGTCAGTGCCAACCAGCGGAACAGCAGTAGCGAGCAGTCGTCTGATTCCCTGAACTCGCCTTCGCTGCTGGCGCTCTGA
- the fosb gene encoding protein fosB isoform X5, producing the protein MQLFWKETKSISPGNSKKISNGDIALSLVTAGLAFSLGRSGEMYQGFPGDPDSGSPRSSSPSIESQYLSSVDSFGSPPTTSAPQECVSVGAGLSIVGSGPGPSVGGEMPGSFVPTVTAITSSQDLQWMVQPTLVSSQASGLSGSTGTSTMTQPASLADPYDMPGPSYSCGSTFTPQSSDTPGPAPGPIRQSRTRSRRTREESVSEDGDVGVLLTPEEEEKRRVRRERNKLAAAKCRNRRRELTDRLQSETDVLEEEKAELEAEISELQKEKERLEFVLVAHQSNCKMPYQDQSQHSSAQLPPIQPQLPQQTLQPPVSILGLAVKEDSFYLPPAYTAHPASAQSQPSVQHQVQPQPQPGSMQEREPAGSVPTSGTAVASSRLIP; encoded by the exons ATGCAACTTTTTTGGAAAGAAACCAAGAGCATCTCACCGGGTAATAGCAAAAAGATAAGCAACG GTGACATCGCGCTCTCTCTGGTAACTGCAGGTCTCGCGTTCTCTCTCGGTCGCTCCGGGGAGATGTACCAAGGGTTCCCCGGCGACCCAGACAGCGGATCCCCGAGAAGCTCCTCTCCATCTATAGAGTCCCAGTATCTTTCTTCTGTGGACTCCTTCGGAAGCCCGCCGACCACCAGTGCTCCGCAG gagtgtgtgtcagtgggaGCTGGCTTGAGCATTGTGGGCAGCGGGCCAGGGCCCAGTGTAGGAGGGGAGATGCCTGGTTCATTCGTGCCCACCGTCACCGCCATCACCTCCAGTCAAGATCTGCAGTGGATGGTACAGCCGACCCTCGTCTCGTCCCAGGCCTCGGGACTGAGTGGGTCCACTGGGACCTCAACCATGACCCAGCCAGCTTCACTGGCTGACCCATATGACATGCCCGGCCCCAGTTATTCCTGTGGGTCTACATTTACCCCTCAAAGTTCAGACACTCCGGGCCCAGCTCCGGGCCCCATCCGCCAGTCCAGAACCCGCAGTCGCCGTACACGAGAGGAGTCTGTGAGTGAGGATGGAGATGTTGGTGTgtta CTAAcacctgaggaggaggagaagaggcgTGTTCGGCGAGAGAGAAACAAGTTGGCTGCCGCCAAATGTAGAAACCGCAGACGAGAACTCACAGACAGACTGCAGTCG GAGACGGACGtactggaggaggagaaggcagagctggaggCTGAGATCTCTGAGCTGCAGAAGGAGAAGGAGCGTCTGGAGTTCGTCCTGGTGGCCCACCAGTCGAACTGTAAGATGCCATACCAGGACCAATCTCAGCACAGCTCAGCGCAGCTCCCTCCAATCCAGCCCCAGCTCCCTCAACAGACCTTACAACCTCCTGTCTCCATTTTGGGCTTGGCTGTGAAGGAAGACTCTTTCTACCTGCCTCCTGCCTACACGGCCCATCCGGCCTCTGCACAGTCCCAGCCTTCGGTTCAGCACCAAGTCCAGCCGCAGCCTCAGCCAGGGTCAATGCAGGAG AGGGAGCCTGCGGGGTCAGTGCCAACCAGCGGAACAGCAGTAGCGAGCAGTCGTCTGATTCCCTGA
- the fosb gene encoding protein fosB isoform X2, translating to MQLFWKETKSISPGNSKKISNGLAFSLGRSGEMYQGFPGDPDSGSPRSSSPSIESQYLSSVDSFGSPPTTSAPQECVSVGAGLSIVGSGPGPSVGGEMPGSFVPTVTAITSSQDLQWMVQPTLVSSQASGLSGSTGTSTMTQPASLADPYDMPGPSYSCGSTFTPQSSDTPGPAPGPIRQSRTRSRRTREESVSEDGDVGVLLTPEEEEKRRVRRERNKLAAAKCRNRRRELTDRLQSETDVLEEEKAELEAEISELQKEKERLEFVLVAHQSNCKMPYQDQSQHSSAQLPPIQPQLPQQTLQPPVSILGLAVKEDSFYLPPAYTAHPASAQSQPSVQHQVQPQPQPGSMQEVEFISSFYGSSEPASGEPCLMACDSGGGGGNHDDAAIRSYNTSYTSSFVFTYPEGACGVSANQRNSSSEQSSDSLNSPSLLAL from the exons ATGCAACTTTTTTGGAAAGAAACCAAGAGCATCTCACCGGGTAATAGCAAAAAGATAAGCAACG GTCTCGCGTTCTCTCTCGGTCGCTCCGGGGAGATGTACCAAGGGTTCCCCGGCGACCCAGACAGCGGATCCCCGAGAAGCTCCTCTCCATCTATAGAGTCCCAGTATCTTTCTTCTGTGGACTCCTTCGGAAGCCCGCCGACCACCAGTGCTCCGCAG gagtgtgtgtcagtgggaGCTGGCTTGAGCATTGTGGGCAGCGGGCCAGGGCCCAGTGTAGGAGGGGAGATGCCTGGTTCATTCGTGCCCACCGTCACCGCCATCACCTCCAGTCAAGATCTGCAGTGGATGGTACAGCCGACCCTCGTCTCGTCCCAGGCCTCGGGACTGAGTGGGTCCACTGGGACCTCAACCATGACCCAGCCAGCTTCACTGGCTGACCCATATGACATGCCCGGCCCCAGTTATTCCTGTGGGTCTACATTTACCCCTCAAAGTTCAGACACTCCGGGCCCAGCTCCGGGCCCCATCCGCCAGTCCAGAACCCGCAGTCGCCGTACACGAGAGGAGTCTGTGAGTGAGGATGGAGATGTTGGTGTgtta CTAAcacctgaggaggaggagaagaggcgTGTTCGGCGAGAGAGAAACAAGTTGGCTGCCGCCAAATGTAGAAACCGCAGACGAGAACTCACAGACAGACTGCAGTCG GAGACGGACGtactggaggaggagaaggcagagctggaggCTGAGATCTCTGAGCTGCAGAAGGAGAAGGAGCGTCTGGAGTTCGTCCTGGTGGCCCACCAGTCGAACTGTAAGATGCCATACCAGGACCAATCTCAGCACAGCTCAGCGCAGCTCCCTCCAATCCAGCCCCAGCTCCCTCAACAGACCTTACAACCTCCTGTCTCCATTTTGGGCTTGGCTGTGAAGGAAGACTCTTTCTACCTGCCTCCTGCCTACACGGCCCATCCGGCCTCTGCACAGTCCCAGCCTTCGGTTCAGCACCAAGTCCAGCCGCAGCCTCAGCCAGGGTCAATGCAGGAGGTAGAGTTTATTAGTTCTTTCTATGGCTCAAGTGAGCCGGCATCAGGCGAGCCGTGCCTCATGGCCTGCgacagtggtggtggtggtggtaacCATGACGATGCGGCCATTCGCAGCTACAACACCTCATACACATCTTCATTTGTGTTCACCTACCCAGAGGGAGCCTGCGGGGTCAGTGCCAACCAGCGGAACAGCAGTAGCGAGCAGTCGTCTGATTCCCTGAACTCGCCTTCGCTGCTGGCGCTCTGA
- the fosb gene encoding protein fosB isoform X3, translated as MQLFWKETKSISPGNSKKISNGDIALSLVTAGLAFSLGRSGEMYQGFPGDPDSGSPRSSSPSIESQYLSSVDSFGSPPTTSAPQECVSVGAGLSIVGSGPGPSVGGEMPGSFVPTVTAITSSQDLQWMVQPTLVSSQASGLSGSTGTSTMTQPASLADPYDMPGPSYSCGSTFTPQSSDTPGPAPGPIRQSRTRSRRTREESLTPEEEEKRRVRRERNKLAAAKCRNRRRELTDRLQSETDVLEEEKAELEAEISELQKEKERLEFVLVAHQSNCKMPYQDQSQHSSAQLPPIQPQLPQQTLQPPVSILGLAVKEDSFYLPPAYTAHPASAQSQPSVQHQVQPQPQPGSMQEVEFISSFYGSSEPASGEPCLMACDSGGGGGNHDDAAIRSYNTSYTSSFVFTYPEGACGVSANQRNSSSEQSSDSLNSPSLLAL; from the exons ATGCAACTTTTTTGGAAAGAAACCAAGAGCATCTCACCGGGTAATAGCAAAAAGATAAGCAACG GTGACATCGCGCTCTCTCTGGTAACTGCAGGTCTCGCGTTCTCTCTCGGTCGCTCCGGGGAGATGTACCAAGGGTTCCCCGGCGACCCAGACAGCGGATCCCCGAGAAGCTCCTCTCCATCTATAGAGTCCCAGTATCTTTCTTCTGTGGACTCCTTCGGAAGCCCGCCGACCACCAGTGCTCCGCAG gagtgtgtgtcagtgggaGCTGGCTTGAGCATTGTGGGCAGCGGGCCAGGGCCCAGTGTAGGAGGGGAGATGCCTGGTTCATTCGTGCCCACCGTCACCGCCATCACCTCCAGTCAAGATCTGCAGTGGATGGTACAGCCGACCCTCGTCTCGTCCCAGGCCTCGGGACTGAGTGGGTCCACTGGGACCTCAACCATGACCCAGCCAGCTTCACTGGCTGACCCATATGACATGCCCGGCCCCAGTTATTCCTGTGGGTCTACATTTACCCCTCAAAGTTCAGACACTCCGGGCCCAGCTCCGGGCCCCATCCGCCAGTCCAGAACCCGCAGTCGCCGTACACGAGAGGAGTCT CTAAcacctgaggaggaggagaagaggcgTGTTCGGCGAGAGAGAAACAAGTTGGCTGCCGCCAAATGTAGAAACCGCAGACGAGAACTCACAGACAGACTGCAGTCG GAGACGGACGtactggaggaggagaaggcagagctggaggCTGAGATCTCTGAGCTGCAGAAGGAGAAGGAGCGTCTGGAGTTCGTCCTGGTGGCCCACCAGTCGAACTGTAAGATGCCATACCAGGACCAATCTCAGCACAGCTCAGCGCAGCTCCCTCCAATCCAGCCCCAGCTCCCTCAACAGACCTTACAACCTCCTGTCTCCATTTTGGGCTTGGCTGTGAAGGAAGACTCTTTCTACCTGCCTCCTGCCTACACGGCCCATCCGGCCTCTGCACAGTCCCAGCCTTCGGTTCAGCACCAAGTCCAGCCGCAGCCTCAGCCAGGGTCAATGCAGGAGGTAGAGTTTATTAGTTCTTTCTATGGCTCAAGTGAGCCGGCATCAGGCGAGCCGTGCCTCATGGCCTGCgacagtggtggtggtggtggtaacCATGACGATGCGGCCATTCGCAGCTACAACACCTCATACACATCTTCATTTGTGTTCACCTACCCAGAGGGAGCCTGCGGGGTCAGTGCCAACCAGCGGAACAGCAGTAGCGAGCAGTCGTCTGATTCCCTGAACTCGCCTTCGCTGCTGGCGCTCTGA
- the fosb gene encoding protein fosB isoform X4, with product MYQGFPGDPDSGSPRSSSPSIESQYLSSVDSFGSPPTTSAPQECVSVGAGLSIVGSGPGPSVGGEMPGSFVPTVTAITSSQDLQWMVQPTLVSSQASGLSGSTGTSTMTQPASLADPYDMPGPSYSCGSTFTPQSSDTPGPAPGPIRQSRTRSRRTREESVSEDGDVGVLLTPEEEEKRRVRRERNKLAAAKCRNRRRELTDRLQSETDVLEEEKAELEAEISELQKEKERLEFVLVAHQSNCKMPYQDQSQHSSAQLPPIQPQLPQQTLQPPVSILGLAVKEDSFYLPPAYTAHPASAQSQPSVQHQVQPQPQPGSMQEVEFISSFYGSSEPASGEPCLMACDSGGGGGNHDDAAIRSYNTSYTSSFVFTYPEGACGVSANQRNSSSEQSSDSLNSPSLLAL from the exons ATGTACCAAGGGTTCCCCGGCGACCCAGACAGCGGATCCCCGAGAAGCTCCTCTCCATCTATAGAGTCCCAGTATCTTTCTTCTGTGGACTCCTTCGGAAGCCCGCCGACCACCAGTGCTCCGCAG gagtgtgtgtcagtgggaGCTGGCTTGAGCATTGTGGGCAGCGGGCCAGGGCCCAGTGTAGGAGGGGAGATGCCTGGTTCATTCGTGCCCACCGTCACCGCCATCACCTCCAGTCAAGATCTGCAGTGGATGGTACAGCCGACCCTCGTCTCGTCCCAGGCCTCGGGACTGAGTGGGTCCACTGGGACCTCAACCATGACCCAGCCAGCTTCACTGGCTGACCCATATGACATGCCCGGCCCCAGTTATTCCTGTGGGTCTACATTTACCCCTCAAAGTTCAGACACTCCGGGCCCAGCTCCGGGCCCCATCCGCCAGTCCAGAACCCGCAGTCGCCGTACACGAGAGGAGTCTGTGAGTGAGGATGGAGATGTTGGTGTgtta CTAAcacctgaggaggaggagaagaggcgTGTTCGGCGAGAGAGAAACAAGTTGGCTGCCGCCAAATGTAGAAACCGCAGACGAGAACTCACAGACAGACTGCAGTCG GAGACGGACGtactggaggaggagaaggcagagctggaggCTGAGATCTCTGAGCTGCAGAAGGAGAAGGAGCGTCTGGAGTTCGTCCTGGTGGCCCACCAGTCGAACTGTAAGATGCCATACCAGGACCAATCTCAGCACAGCTCAGCGCAGCTCCCTCCAATCCAGCCCCAGCTCCCTCAACAGACCTTACAACCTCCTGTCTCCATTTTGGGCTTGGCTGTGAAGGAAGACTCTTTCTACCTGCCTCCTGCCTACACGGCCCATCCGGCCTCTGCACAGTCCCAGCCTTCGGTTCAGCACCAAGTCCAGCCGCAGCCTCAGCCAGGGTCAATGCAGGAGGTAGAGTTTATTAGTTCTTTCTATGGCTCAAGTGAGCCGGCATCAGGCGAGCCGTGCCTCATGGCCTGCgacagtggtggtggtggtggtaacCATGACGATGCGGCCATTCGCAGCTACAACACCTCATACACATCTTCATTTGTGTTCACCTACCCAGAGGGAGCCTGCGGGGTCAGTGCCAACCAGCGGAACAGCAGTAGCGAGCAGTCGTCTGATTCCCTGAACTCGCCTTCGCTGCTGGCGCTCTGA